A window of Phaseolus vulgaris cultivar G19833 chromosome 4, P. vulgaris v2.0, whole genome shotgun sequence genomic DNA:
TAATTtcactgaaacaagttacaTATAGACATGCCAAATGCATAGGATCCTCTTTTACAATTTATTATATAGAGAAATAAACTTAAAAGTACAAGAAGCAGCATTCATTCTAGTAGGTTACACACAAACACACCTTGAACGTGTTAGGTTATTAATCATAGAAGCTGCTATATTATTGAGTGCAGAAACTACATCTCCTACATATATTTTCTTCCACCAAGCTTGTTGCTGTCACTGTGTTGAAGCTGATAAATcagattaaaaatatttctctCATAGAAATTACCATTACCATCACCCCCAAACTTACCACCATTGGAAATCACTCTTGTATTTTTGCCGCCGCCACTAAAAGATGGCCCTTTGGGAGTATTATCACTGTCTTCACTCTCAGACAGCCACAGGGCTCCATTTTGCTTCTTTGGATTTTTAGCGCAGTGAGGGCACATTTCACGGTACCAGTATCCGTTTCTACTGACTTCATCGAACATGTACAATAATGCAGAAGAAGGGTGCTGCTCAGGACCATCCACCATTATGGTCAAATTGCCACCGATTGATCGAATCTTTGCGATTATTGAAAGGCCAAAATCTGGTTTAATCTTACGGTAATCATTAATACCTGAACCAGTAGCATGATAATGCGCAAGAGTCAATTCATAAGGTAGTTGATGGccattctttttcttcctttcgAGAACAATAAGACCTCCTTTGTGTCCTTCACCGTACAAGTACATGTCGATGTCCGTAACACTGCCGGATTTGTTTGTCTTTTTGTTTTGATTGAGCGATGTTGTTGTGTGAACGCCACAGACGGCGAACCAGCGTGGATATACCAGAAAATCGTCTTCATTTATGTTTTGCACGTCTAAATAGAAGTCGAACTCTGAAAGAGTTCTATTACTTTTGGGTATTTCGCTTCGGAGTTGTAAGATTAAACCCTTGACCTCAGCAGAAGTGTTGACGAGTCTTGTTAGTTCTAGTGCACAGACTGAAACTCCTACTTCGTATGTGATGTTCCACTTCTCCAAGAGTCCTCCGTTTTGTTGCATGGTGACCTGTTTTTCTGACAAAAAAATGACAGCATGTTTTCCCAACTGAACATGGTAAGGATCATACCCAGTGGCACCATCGCTGAGAAGACCACCTCTGCAAAGAATGTTACCCATGGCAATATATACACACAAGCAAGCACCAATGAAAAGATGTGATAGTACCTAGAGACTTGGAATGGAAAGTTGAAGGCACAATGGTAGCTTTTCTTAGCTCTGCATGTTCATAGGAAGGGAGATTTATTAACACAGAGTGTAGACTGTTTGGTCCACAATGAAAAGGCATAGAATCTTGCATATGACCAGCAAAGGAAGCGTTATTCTTCGGCAGATTATTTAATTTGCATACATAGCATCTAATTCTCTATCCAGATAGAAAAGAAATCTAATTCTCTACCATTTTCTATcaacttttattgttttcttcacTTGTTGGTGCTCCTTTTTTTATCTATCATTTCACTTGTTTATTCATCTACATCATTTCATCTAGCATGTTTCTTCTATTGTCAGTATTCACTCAAtcgaattttttttatcaacaatgaataaataaaattaaacaagatACTTAAAAGGTGTCTCAATCCTTCTACAAACTAAACTAATTCAATCTACATTAGCTAATCAGAGACCAAACTGCAGATTTCCTACCTAATAAACAGAGGAAAGGAAGGTTAATAGTATTCTGTTTTCCTACAAAGTAACTCAGTTCTACTAAGTCCCTTCCAGCTTGAATTTAACAATCCTATTACTTTTTTATACCTCATGCAGTTTTCCAGAAATAATGCAGTATGTAGGCATCAAAAATGCATTAGCTAGTTAACAATTATGCGGCTTTAATTGTCCTGCAACTGCTGCGGCACTTTGCTTTCCCAACATCCCTCAAATTGCACCATGGCCTCAATATTTCACATACTAAAACGTCTATGTTTTGCCGTGGTGAGTTTCTTTTGTGCATCACAGTTGTTAATGCTCAGAAATTCCTTCACAGCATCTGATTCATGAATCTGCTGTGAATTGAGTCCAAGATTGTACTTCCTCCTGTGTTCACGAAAAGCTTATGCAATGTCAATCAGTTTGTGTTGATGAGTAATTTTAGTTGAAAACTTAGTTGATCCCCGAGGTTTCTTCTCCCATCTATGTTTTTTTCATACTAGCAACCTTAAAATCGAAAGGAGGTTGTGTCGTGGTGGATGAAAATGAACAAATATGCAGAGGAAAGGTTGCTGCATTTTGTAGGTCTGCAATTATGCAGGAAAGAATTTTCAGCTGCTGGTTTTTTGGTATTTTTTCTGACTTTTTTTCCTGGTTTATGTAATGTTGTAtggtaaaataataattaattatttcatgtttttttaccaataaaaataatttataaatatagaaTTACAGCAAACAGTGTTCGAATTAGTTTCAGTTATGTAAAAGGTTGAAGCataatttatgtattattttttttctgattaaaaaaataattatttgttcaCTCTCACTGAAAGGAAGAATGATTGTTGGGTATTACAATGATCCAGCATCTGGTTCTATTTCATATTTTCCAAACTACTTTTCTCTCTAGTGCCATTGTCTTTAAACATTGATCATTTGTTATTCTTTCAACTTATTTGATTCTTGATATTTTTCCACTTGTTCAAGTCTCTATTTTTTCgacttcttttatttattagtgAATTTCTTGCACTTTAAATAGCTGTTTTGAAAACTGGTTTCTAACCATATTATTATACTTTAgttaaaaacacaattaatcAGACTTTCAAATACCTCATACAACAAATAGGATCCAAACACCAGTTTGAGTAAGAGAAAGCAACCGATTTTTCTTTTACTGTGACCCAAGGCCAAGTCTTCCTTTGTGCCACGGTAAATACCTCCATTAGATCCACCCGCCCATTCTCAAACACAACCCTATTCCTGTgattccaaatttcactcacaaAACCTACCCAAATACCTCCCCAGCACCTGGTAACTGCGTGGTTCAGACCAAGAGGTTTGAACATCCTAAAGTGCATTTGTGCATCACAATGTAGCACCAAAGGGAAACCCAGCCATGTGAGACACATACCCCAAATTCTCCAAGAAATCTtatattcaaaaaataaatgtcttaCCGAATCTTCTTCCACACCACACAGAGGGCACCGATCACACATCAAAGATATACCGCGTCTCGAAAGATTGTCCTTAGTAGGAATATCATTACGTAACACCCTCCAAGCCAAAAAATGTGCCGAAGGTAAGGTCTTTAAAGTCCAAAAATTCGCGAACAAATCCTCCCCCACTATAGACTCCTCCCCATGAGGCATTTATATGCTACCTTCACAGAGAAATTCGTATAATCCACATCCCTCCAGAGCCATTTATCAGGTTTAACTCCACCCTCTCTTGTTAACCTTTTGGTATCCAACTTCTGCATTAGACGATCAAGCAGACTGGATTCCCACACAAAAAAGATTTCTTCTCCACCGCAGTTTCCACGACCAATCATTATTACTCCAACCCCCAACTTGTGAAAGAGTACAGCCAGTATCCAAGGAGATTGAATATAATCTAGGGAATTTATGCATTAGAGGGATGTTTTCCGACCACTTATCCTCCCATAATCTGATTTCTTTCCCATCTCCTACTTCCCATCGACCTCTATCTTCAAAATCAATTCCCCACCCCTCTAAGTGCCAAACTTTCCTGAGGTCCCTCCACCACATCGACTCCTTACAAGACTGATCTTGAGATCTTAAACCCCTCCACCCACCGTACTTAGACTCTATAATATCCTTCCATAAACCGCTCTCTTCAGACTTAAGTCTCCAGATCCATTTCCCTAGAAGAGCCAAGTTAAACTTTTCTATGTCAATGACCCCTAATCCGCCATTATCTTTCGATTGAAAAATCTTATCCCACGCCACCCAAGCAATTTTCCGGTTCTCTGACCCCCACTCCCACAAAAAGTTTTTTTGTAACCTTTTCACTTCCCTCAACACAGTTATCGGCATACAAAAAATGGAGACATAGAAAAGCGGTAGGGACGTAAGCACCGATTTGATAAGACATACTCTGCCTGCCAAAGAGAGGGTTTTCCCTTTTCACGCGCTCAGCCTATTCCGTAACTTAGTGATCACACCTTACCAAAAGACACACCTCTTATGATTCCCACCTACCAACACCCCCAAGTACCTGAAAGGTGTCTTCATAATGTCACAGTTAAGGATTGAGGTGAAAGTCATTGTCTGATTTATATTCACACCCACACCACCAACCTTACTCTTGGAGTAGTTAACCTTAAGACCAGAAGCAAGTTCAAAGCATTTCAGAATAGCCTTTAGAGTCAAAACACTTTGGGTTGAGGCTTTACAGAAGAAAAGAGTGTCGTCTGCATATTGCAACATGCACACCTTTACTCGCTTTTCCCCGACTTCAATACTTTCTACTAGCTTCTTTTCTTCCGCTTGCCTAACTACCCCTGCAAGACCTTCAGCCGCAATTAGAAAAAGGAACGGTGCTAAAGGATCCCCTTGTCTTAGGCCCTTCAAAGGTTTAAACTCAGTTGTAGGGCTTCCATTTACTAACACAAATATTGAGGATGAttctaaacaattttttatccAATCAATCCACTTACCACAAAAACCCAATCTTCCCTTCATGTAGTAAATAAACTCCCAGCTATGAGTCGTATGCCTTTTCATAGTCCACCTTAAACACCAcacattctttctttttcctttttaccTCCTCCAGTGTCTTGTTAGCCACTAACACACTGTCCAACAAACCTCTTCCTTCCAAGAAAGCAGACTGTCTGGGATCAATAACTTTGTTTAGTACCCTTTTTAACCTTGAAGAAAGGATTTTAGAGATAATTTTATACACACAACCCACCAAAGAGGTCGGTCTAAACTCATTCAGTTGTTGTGTTGAGAGGCACTCTTGCTGCTTTAACTGCATCTTTCACGCCTATCTTCctgcaccttccattctccatTATTTCCTCCAACCTTCCTCAAAGAAGACAACCTGCATAAACACCCATGGACTTGTATTTCTTCATTCTAGTCAGAGCAGTCTCTGCAGTGGAAGTTAAGAACGTTGTTTGGAGTTGTGATAGTTCGAAGAACCCAAGTCCTGACGGTTTCAATTTTGATTTCATTAAGCATTGTTGGGGTTGTCTTAAAGGAAGATTTTGTCTCAGCGGTAAATGATTTTATGGTCAACGGTAAGTGGCCTAGGGGACCAAATGCTTCTTTCATCTGTTTGATTCCTAATACTAGTAATCTGCAATAGCTTAGCGATTATGGATCGATCTCCCTGGTAagatgtgtgtttttttttgctcagcaaagaataaataaaataaaatgagacactttagggatgtcccaacccttatacaaacacTTTAgaggtgtcccaacccttatacatcgCATAACCAAATCCAATCTACACCTGACCAATCAGACTCTACATACCAACAATCCCAATATCAAAAGAAATGAGATGCAGACCACACCGCAAGTCAGTCCTTACTCTCCTAACCAGGTTCATATAACAAGTCTTAAATTCAAACACTACAGACAACACAAAACCTACTACAACCAAAGTACTACAACCACAATTACAAATCAAAACTAATACAATTCAAAACCTTCACCTACATCCAAACCCACAATGCCATGCCAAAAGAACCACTCTTCTGCACAGCCTAGAGAAACTTTACCTTCCTGTCGAAAAGCCCAAAATCCATAAACCCTTCAAAACACTAGAAATGAACTCACAACCTACAACCAAGAACCAAGCAAATACCAAACTCCAAAGTTGACTAAAACCAACGTTAGATACAACCAACACGAAAATgaaacacaagaaaaaaaacatataaaatatcaaaCCTGCCATGTCCACTGGTACATGTACTCTAAAAAAAAACCCAACTTCACCCTTACTTTTTAATTGACTTCAAACAGACCACAGGGTCCAGGCACCATTGAGCATACGTAAATGAGACACCATTTACTCTACTCGAGAGCCAATACCACACCTTGAGTTAGGCCAAGGTGAAAATCTCCTGACAATCCACTCTACCATTCTTAAAGATAATGAAATTCCTTTGTTTCCACATTTCTCCAATCACAGCAACCCACACACCTCCAGTATTTGTTAATCTTCTGAGAAGTCCAACCAAGATAAAACTGGACAAAGTGAGAGCATACATCCCCATGGTAAATGAAGGTCTCCTCAATCCACTTACTACACATACACCTTACCTTCCAAGCAACCTTACACTTGAAAAAACATGACTCCTCGATTTCTCCTCATCCTCGCACAAGACACACAAACTACTTTCCAAAGCGATCCCTCTTTTCTTCAAATTCACCCTTGTCGGTAGCCTATTAGCCAAAACTCTCCACGCGGTAGTCATTGTGTATAAAATGGTTTCGAAGATTCTGGCTATCAGGTTGAAAAAAAGTGATAACTAAAGTTATCAATGTTAGACAATCTACTTTTCTTGAAGGAAGGGGGCTATTGGACAATATTTTGGTAGCCAATGAGGGTTTACGACTCAGTGAGGTgggattttatttattatatgctACGCAGGCTCAGATTTTGTGAAAAATAGATTTGTTGGATTAAAGTTTGCTTGGAATCAACGTCAATGTCAATTTTTGTAAATGGAAGTCCTACTAAGGAATTTATTCTGAAGAAGGGGTGAGGCAAGGTGATCCTTTAACTTCATTATTGTTTCTTATAGCGGCTGAAGGGCTAGCGGGGGATCTAGGACTGCGGTTGAGAAAGACTTGGTTGAGAGCTTGGAGATTGAGAAACGATCGGTAAAGGTAAATATGCTCCAGTGCGCTGATGACACTTTGTTTTCTTGTAAGGCAAATATCAAAAGCGTATTTAACTTAAAGGTTATGCTGAATTGTTTTGAGTTAACATCCGGTCTTAAGGTGAATTTCTTCAAGAGTAGACTTGGTGGGGTTGGGGTAGATCAGACATAGATCCTCTAATTTGTGAAAATTATAAATTGCGAGGTAATGAAAACTCCTTTCAAGTATTTGGGGATACCAGTAGGGGGTGTCATAAGAGGGGTGAGTTCTGGGATGAAATGGTAAACAGAGTAAGGACCAGGTTAGGCAGGTGGAAAGGTAGATTTATATCGATGGCGGGGAAGACATGCTTAATTAAGTTTGTTCTATCGTCAATACCTTTgttctatctttcttttttcaAGATACCGTGTACGATTTTGAAGAAGATTGTGAGTCTGTAGAGGAAATTTTTGTTGGGATGGGGGTCTGAAGGAAGGAAGATGGCATGGGTTGCCTAGGATAAGGTTTGTAAATCCAAGGAAGCGGTGGGACTCGATATTATAAATGTTAGGTAGTTTAATTTGGCCTTGCTAGGAAAATAGATTTGGCGTCTGAACACGGAAACAGAGGGGTTCTGGAGGGAGGTCATAGAATCTAAGTATGGAGGATGGAAAGGCTTGAAGGAGCAGTGTACTAATAATAGTAAGGTCTCACTATGGTGGAGAGATTTAATGAAGGTTTGAAAGTCCGAGGAATGCAGAGGGAAGTTTGAGGATCGTCTGAATTGGGAGATCGAAAACGGGAGAGATGTtttgttttggtctgaaaattgGGTTGGGTAAACTCAGAAGACTTGAAAAGTAGGTTTCCAAGGTTATTTTCTTTGTCCGTTTTTAAGGAGGCAAATCTATGTGATTGTGGAATATGGGTGAACAGGGCCTGGGAGTGGAATTTAATATGGAgaagggttttttttttcttgggaGGAGGAATAATCAAGTCAACTCTTAGAGTTGATTTCCAACAAGAGGTTCGAGTTGGAAGCAGTGGATAAATGAGTTTGGAAGGATAGCGAGTCAACAAAGTTTTCAGTTAAGTCTACTTACAGTTTTTTAAGGGGAGAAGGATGCGAGGAAGACTCGAgaatatataagtttttttggAGAATTAGAGCGCTTCCCTCAGCTCACGTCACAACTTGGAGAGTGATTGAAAACAAGGTTGCCTGTAGGGTAAATATGGAGAGACGACGCATAGGGGTAAAGAGCAATATGTGTTGCTTATGCAGGATTTTAGAGGAGACAACAAGTCATTTGTTTTTTGGATATAGAGTTGCCTGGTTAATTTGGAATCTTTACTGTGATTGGTTAGGAGTGAGTTTGGTTGACCTTATGGATCCTGCGGCTCATTTTGAACATTTAAAGATTCTGGATGTGTCTACTTTAGTTAATCTTATTATGGGTAATGTGTGGATCGCGTTGGTTAGTGAGATTTTGAGACACaggaataattgtttatttaaaggtGGAGTGGTTGATCATACTGAAGTATTTTTCCTGCCACACGTTaatgtttggtcttggatcTCATCAAAGATATCGTCACCTAATTTCTCATTCTCTGATTGGTGTTTAGAACTCTTGGTATGTATGCATTCGATTTAATTTTATAAGGGTTGATCCTTGATTCTTTTTCTCTGTATTTGGTAGTGTGGGGTAGTCAGTAGGAAGTCATATTTTGGTTGATATGTAGAGGGAAGGGTTCTCTTTACACTCATTttttctgtataagggttggatcatAAGTGGGCTATTTAATTTCATTGCTTATTGCCGATtaaaaaaactcttaaaatatccattttaatttaattttattatttgttgataaaaaatataaaaaaaatggttcactCTACTATAGACGTACTAGGAAGATCGTTTATATGGATTGAGATATCTCAACTacccttttatttatttatttatgtttttttattgataaaaaaatatgtagatTTTCTGACCCTTGAGAGAAGGTGTTGCAAATGTTTATGGAGATAATGCTAAAGACTTCCATTATTAGGAGCCTCTTGGGGACTTTGTCAAAGAAAGAAATGAGATGTTTGGAGAACgtgaaaatgaattttaaaaaggaaaagattTTGTTAACACTCAAAAAGTAAAATACATATACTTATATATTTGAGAaaccattataataatataataatattttaaattaaaaaataaatcaaatataattaaaatattaatatatttgtttatcAACTGTATGTTTATTATTGTGCATGGTGTGAAGATATCACCATCCTTTTAAAGAAGTGAAAGACTACGACAAGCTAAATgctacaaagaaaaaaaaaacataaaagcaTAAGCACTGTAGTAGGATATAAAGACACATGACAAAATCTTTGGTTCTTCATTACACTACACAAACAGCTATAAATTACTGTGAAGTAATAAACTTAAAacgaaaaaacaaaaacaagaacaggtaggttatttattttcttatatgatGGTGGCTTATTCTGCCACTACATATTCAACCACGTCACTTCATACTAAGAATATATAACAATTTGTTACATTAGTTACCACCATTTCAATTTAAGAAAcgtagtttttttaatttcagtgtAATTACCATTACCATCGCCATTGAACCTTCCACCATTGTTAACAGTTCTTGAACTTTTCTGGCTGCCACCATGACGCCGTGCCACAGGAACACTCTCGCTGCTATCACTGTCAGACTGCCAAGTCATCATGTTGAGTTGCTTCTGGATATTGGCGCAGTGTGGGCATAAAGTAGGCTTCCAAATCTTGCTTCTCATGGCTTCCTGAAACAAGTAACGTAATCCAAAAGCAGGGTGTTGCTCAGGCCCCTCCACCGTTACATCCAAATTGCCATTGGTTGATCGAATCTTTACCATTACAGAGAGACCAACATCTGTTTTATTTCTAGAATAATCATTAATACGGCCACTGGAAGCAATATAGTGTGCCAGAGTCACTGCATAAGGTCGTTCTTcttcctccttcttcttcttccgtTCCAAAACAATAAAACACCCTACGTCTCCAGTCcccaacaaaaaaaatgttgtgTCCGTAACGCTGCCTCCTGCATGAATCTGCTTGCCAGAGTCATACCTTGATGATGTAAGTTGTCCATTCATATGGATCGTTAGGCTGGATTCTACCCGAGCATCTGATTCAGTTACATCCATATTAAGATCGTATTCTGAAAAATTTCCAGCTATGTCTGGTATTACGCTGTTGATTTTTATGAGTAAACCCTTGCCACCTTCTTCTTTCGTTAAAGTGAGTTCACAAGTTGAAACATCTATAGTGTAGAACATGGTCCATCCCTCACTCTTCTTGGGGGTTTCCAAAACGCTTCTTTCTGACAAGTAGATGGAAACTGTTCTTCCCAGCTGATAATGAAAAGGTTGATCCTCCCCCACCCCAACAGTACTGAGAAGACCAACTCTGCGAATACTGTTTCCCATCTAAAGGCAACAAATTAAGAACGGAATGAAGTATCTGTGGGATGATGAGTTTGGAGAGATAAGGGTATAGAAATATTTAGGGTTAGTGCATGGGATAGAGTATGGAGAACTCACTTCCCAGTTAATCTATGTGGGTACTGAGGTAGGTTTTCTCTGATATGCTTGGTTGGGATGTTAATGGGGATATTTATGAACTCTTTAGTGTGTAGAGTATAGAATCTTTCCACCTTATATGCAAACCAAGCGTTGTTCTTCCGCACAATAATTCAATTTCACAGCATCTAATTCCCTATCATGTGTTTCTATCGCACTTTCATGTTTATCAAATTGCTAAACACAAAAAAGAGAACAAAACAAACCccttttttagaaaaaaaaaaacagccaCAGGAACAGCGTACTAGGCATATACCTCCCAAAATCAACTACATCATGCTACACCATGCTATAGTTTCCAAAACACCCAAAAAAGGCACTATCAAGGCTTGTGCTGGATAAACCCTTGGCAGCAAACACACTGAACTGCAGAATTTCAGTGATTCGAAATGACATACATCAACAAGAACGAAATTCTTGATTTTTCCTCTGCACTGCACAAGCATCTTATGACTCTGCTCATCCTGCTAGACTACTTCCCCAGCTGTCTTAGACCATCAAGTCCAGCCACTTTGCAGCATTAAGGGAATCGCGACACGAGAATTGGTCTTCAAACTATTCCTAGCAGACCCAAACAGAAGAATTGCAAAAGGGACCAAAAATAGGTCAGCATATTAATAATTCAATTACATACCATGTtctctattatattttttactccACTCGTTAATTCCATTCTTTTCCATTGATTCTTCCAAATCATATCCAACTTTTGCAAAGCAGGCTATGAAAATCTCCAAGAAACAAGCGTTCGTATTGTCTCTGTCAATTTCCATTTAACTAATAAACCCCGTGTATATTGAGGCAGTTGTTGAACTTTTTTTTGTTGGATTAAGTTTAATTCTCTCCATAACTAATAGActattttcactaaaataaggtGTTTTTTATGGGTTGGGAAGATCTCAGTGCAGATATTTTCTTATAGGTGTcttttatatgattttggtcTTCAATCTCTCTTATGTTTCAGTCTTTGATCTCTCAAGTTTTGCTCTTTAGTTTCTCTCAAGTCTCGGTCTTTGATATAAGTGGAAGTATTTGCAATAG
This region includes:
- the LOC137838101 gene encoding uncharacterized protein; its protein translation is MGNILCRGGLLSDGATGYDPYHVQLGKHAVIFLSEKQVTMQQNGGLLEKWNITYEVGVSVCALELTRLVNTSAEVKGLILQLRSEIPKSNRTLSEFDFYLDVQNINEDDFLVYPRWFAVCGVHTTTSLNQNKKTNKSGSVTDIDMYLYGEGHKGGLIVLERKKKNGHQLPYELTLAHYHATGSGINDYRKIKPDFGLSIIAKIRSIGGNLTIMVDGPEQHPSSALLYMFDEVSRNGYWYREMCPHCAKNPKKQNGALWLSESEDSDNTPKGPSFSGGGKNTRVISNGGKFGGDGNGNFYERNIFNLIYQLQHSDSNKLGGRKYM